The following proteins come from a genomic window of Sardina pilchardus chromosome 13, fSarPil1.1, whole genome shotgun sequence:
- the trim59 gene encoding tripartite motif-containing protein 59, with product MMDSLEEDLTCSVCYALFTDPRVLPCSHTFCKSCLESVLQVSSNYSIWRPLRLPLKCPNCRSVAELPPTGVDALPVNVSLRAIIEKFQRDGGAASARPPTCPEHPRQPLNVYCVQDRALICGLCLTVGRHQGHAIDDLQAAYVRERHAPEQLVQQLTDARWAEVCALGERLEEEKARGEGLVRQDREAVALFFRGAERLLGRKRDEYLAALDAVSEELARTYDPLVERLKDVQEEQLSLIALGSAVRDEEEPLAFLEKVHLFRARVASLTQTPMPQVVPVYIAPRAADFLRERWAKVTVGGLEHAPVPKVALYTAGCCAGKRALPAGLARGWLDPRRCPLPLVALLALLLLLLLAAGLHLDLFGVASLGFSVLASLGEVLRSLADQLVWPFNVQGLLEDLLSNVCASVSSLADRTYQHLAFFLQASQ from the coding sequence ATGATGGACAGCCTGGAGGAGGACCTGACGTGCTCGGTGTGCTACGCGCTGTTCACGGACCCACGCGTGCTGCCCTGCTCGCACACCTTCTGCAAGAGCTGCCTGGAGAGCGTGCTGCAGGTGTCCAGCAACTACTCCATCTGGCGCCCGCTGCGGCTGCCGCTCAAGTGCCCCAACTGCCGCAGCGTGGCGGAGCTTCCGCCGACCGGCGTGGACGCGCTGCCCGTCAACGTCTCGCTGCGCGCCATCATCGAGAAGTTCCAGCGCGACGGCGGCGCCGCCAGCGCACGCCCGCCCACCTGCCCCGAGCACCCGCGCCAGCCGCTCAACGTCTACTGCGTGCAGGACCGCGCGCTCATCTGCGGCCTGTGCCTGACCGTGGGGCGCCACCAGGGCCACGCCATCGACGACCTGCAGGCGGCGTACGTGCGCGAGCGCCACGCGCCCGAGCAGCTGGTGCAGCAGCTGACGGACGCGCGCTGGGCGGAGGTGTGCGCGCTCGGGGagcggctggaggaggagaaggcgaGGGGCGAGGGGCTCGTTCGGCAGGACCGCGAGGCCGTGGCGCTCTTCTTCCGGGGCGCGGAGCGGCTGCTGGGGCGCAAGCGCGACGAGTACCTGGCGGCGCTGGACGCGGTGAGCGAGGAGCTGGCGCGGACCTACGACCCGCTCGTCGAGAGGCTCAAGGACGTGCAGGAGGAGCAGCTCAGCCTGATCGCACTCGGCTCCGCCGTGCGGGACGAGGAGGAGCCGCTCGCCTTCCTGGAGAAGGTGCACCTGTTCCGCGCCCGCGTGGCCTCGCTCACCCAGACGCCCATGCCCCAGGTGGTGCCCGTCTACATCGCCCCCCGCGCCGCAGACTTCCTGCGCGAGCGCTGGGCCAAGGTGACCGTCGGAGGCCTGGAGCACGCGCCCGTCCCCAAGGTGGCCCTTTACACTGCCGGGTGCTGCGCGGGCAAGCGTGCCCTCCCCGCAGGTCTGGCCCGCGGCTGGCTGGACCCTCGACGGTGCCCGCTCCCGCTCGTCGCCCTGCtggcgttgttgttgttgttgttgttggcggCCGGGCTGCACCTGGATCTGTTCGGAGTGGCGTCTCTGGGGTTCTCCGTGCTCGCTTCGCTCGGCGAGGTACTCCGGAGTCTGGCCGACCAACTCGTCTGGCCCTTCAACGTCCAGGGGCTGCTGGAGGATCTGCTCTCCAACGTCTGCGCGAGTGTCTCCTCCCTGGCCGACAGAACATACCAACACTTGGCCTTTTTCCTCCAGGCTTCGCAGTAA